From Candidatus Manganitrophus morganii, the proteins below share one genomic window:
- a CDS encoding TlpA family protein disulfide reductase: MKDNHQKIKKGGAPAPPRLSLREAGLFFVLLLSWGVLIGMGSKPPQVGGPAPSIQAETLKGKTVSLNDYRGKVVLLTFWATWCEPCKKEMPEIQAAYERYEKDGLVVLAVNFGEKLDTASSFAHHGKLTFPILLDRRANIAERFGVVSLPVTFFIDQDGIIRERVVGGTLTEQSIEEAFKRLLKKPTLGLSAPPPTLHLESTDSE, encoded by the coding sequence ATGAAAGACAATCATCAAAAAATAAAAAAGGGAGGGGCTCCCGCCCCTCCCCGCCTTTCCCTTCGGGAAGCCGGCCTCTTCTTCGTCCTTCTTCTCTCTTGGGGAGTCCTTATTGGCATGGGGTCGAAGCCGCCGCAGGTCGGCGGCCCGGCCCCTTCCATTCAAGCCGAAACGCTCAAGGGGAAGACCGTCTCGCTGAACGACTATCGCGGCAAGGTGGTGCTGTTGACCTTCTGGGCCACCTGGTGCGAACCGTGTAAGAAAGAAATGCCGGAGATCCAGGCCGCTTATGAAAGATACGAGAAGGACGGCCTGGTGGTTCTCGCGGTGAATTTCGGGGAGAAACTCGACACGGCAAGCTCCTTCGCGCACCATGGAAAGTTGACCTTCCCCATCCTCCTCGACCGGAGGGCGAACATCGCCGAGCGCTTCGGCGTCGTCAGCCTGCCGGTGACCTTCTTTATCGATCAAGACGGAATTATTCGAGAACGGGTCGTGGGGGGGACATTGACGGAGCAGAGTATCGAGGAAGCTTTTAAAAGGTTACTGAAAAAACCAACGCTCGGGTTGAGCGCTCCACCGCCTACCCTTCACCTCGAGAGTACTGATTCGGAGTAG
- a CDS encoding transporter codes for MRRIVLWNIGLLVLLVALIMMLSAKVALASCGSANCFLVTGTQEGIATPGQIVVDLSYRWIPMDQILRGNDKASEALVPRIDFENGVIVPNGHSEIRTNNELMQLDLGFGVSERFTLTASVPFFNLRTHEHAHVPGDFSRSDGSSGFGDIRLIGKYALLVRTKNLMVVGLGVKTPTGEYKLLDHDGAINEPTIQPGTGSWDGIASLYYAYQIIPHEFDTFFSTSYQINTENPLDYRFGHTLLVNAGGSYRLMEKALVSLQVNLRQSPHDEFKGEKVPSTGGRWVYLTPGVTLQATPNTALYTHVQLPIYQEVNEVNIAPRYGFIFGVSHVF; via the coding sequence ATGCGTCGGATCGTTCTATGGAACATCGGTTTACTCGTCTTACTCGTCGCACTGATCATGATGCTGAGCGCGAAGGTCGCCCTCGCAAGCTGCGGATCGGCAAACTGTTTCCTTGTCACCGGCACCCAAGAGGGAATCGCCACCCCCGGCCAGATTGTCGTCGATCTCTCCTATCGTTGGATCCCGATGGATCAGATCCTCCGGGGCAACGACAAAGCTTCCGAGGCGCTGGTTCCCCGGATCGATTTCGAAAACGGGGTGATCGTCCCGAACGGTCACAGCGAGATCCGGACCAACAATGAGCTGATGCAGCTCGATCTCGGATTCGGGGTCAGCGAGCGGTTTACCCTCACCGCATCGGTCCCCTTCTTTAATCTACGGACCCACGAGCATGCCCATGTTCCCGGCGACTTCAGCCGGTCGGACGGAAGCTCGGGGTTCGGCGACATTCGTTTGATCGGAAAATATGCCCTCCTGGTCAGGACCAAGAATCTCATGGTGGTCGGTTTGGGAGTAAAGACCCCGACGGGGGAATATAAACTCCTCGATCACGACGGCGCAATCAACGAGCCGACGATCCAGCCCGGCACCGGCTCTTGGGACGGCATCGCTTCTCTTTATTATGCCTACCAGATCATCCCGCACGAATTCGACACCTTCTTCTCCACCTCCTATCAGATCAACACCGAGAATCCGCTCGACTATCGCTTCGGCCACACCCTCCTTGTGAATGCGGGCGGCTCCTATCGCCTGATGGAAAAGGCGCTGGTCAGTCTCCAGGTGAATCTTCGCCAGTCTCCGCATGATGAATTCAAGGGAGAAAAAGTCCCGAGCACCGGCGGAAGATGGGTCTATTTGACGCCGGGGGTGACGCTTCAGGCGACCCCCAACACGGCGCTCTATACCCATGTCCAGCTCCCGATCTATCAAGAGGTCAACGAGGTCAACATCGCCCCTCGCTACGGCTTCATCTTCGGGGTCTCTCATGTTTTCTAA
- a CDS encoding metal ABC transporter permease has protein sequence MLSFLFWPFIACLILTGIHTYLGLHVIRRGVIFVDLALAQMAALGATAALLFGRDLHDPAAYWASLGMTLIGAAFFSLSRSRDEKIPQEAIIGIVYVVSAAAAVIVLDRAPGGAEHIRGLLVGNILTVTPAQITKTAILYTAVGLFHWFFRKAFLLISFNPEEALRRGYRFRPWDFLFYAAFGVVVTSSVSLAGVLLVFAFLIVPALASLFLTDGIVPRLWIGWGFGTAASLLGLAASVTFDLPTGASIVCAFGLLLLLPILGRSLFRMIRPGIRATRPRGNPPKGEKA, from the coding sequence ATGCTGTCTTTTCTTTTTTGGCCCTTCATCGCCTGTCTGATTCTGACCGGGATTCACACCTATCTCGGCCTCCATGTGATCCGGCGGGGGGTGATCTTCGTCGATCTGGCGCTGGCGCAGATGGCGGCGCTCGGCGCGACCGCAGCCCTTCTCTTCGGCCGCGACCTGCATGATCCGGCCGCCTACTGGGCCTCCCTCGGGATGACCCTGATCGGCGCCGCCTTCTTCTCCCTCTCCCGATCGCGCGATGAAAAGATCCCCCAAGAGGCGATCATCGGAATCGTCTATGTCGTCTCGGCCGCCGCCGCCGTCATCGTCCTTGACCGCGCCCCGGGCGGGGCGGAGCACATCCGCGGACTGCTGGTCGGAAATATCCTCACGGTCACCCCCGCGCAGATTACGAAGACGGCGATTCTTTACACAGCGGTCGGCCTCTTCCACTGGTTCTTCCGAAAAGCCTTTCTACTCATCTCGTTCAACCCCGAGGAAGCCCTCCGCAGGGGATACCGTTTCCGCCCCTGGGATTTTCTCTTCTACGCGGCCTTCGGCGTGGTGGTGACAAGTTCGGTCTCGCTGGCCGGGGTTCTCCTCGTCTTCGCATTCCTCATCGTCCCGGCATTGGCCTCGCTGTTTCTGACGGACGGAATTGTGCCTAGATTATGGATCGGTTGGGGATTTGGAACGGCGGCCAGCCTCCTGGGGCTGGCCGCCTCGGTGACGTTCGACCTCCCGACAGGGGCCTCGATCGTCTGCGCCTTCGGGCTGCTCCTCCTTCTTCCGATCCTTGGAAGATCCCTTTTTCGGATGATCCGGCCCGGAATCCGAGCAACACGGCCCCGCGGCAACCCCCCTAAGGGTGAAAAAGCTTGA
- a CDS encoding metal ABC transporter substrate-binding protein: MRPIFLFASFLLTLQIARPVEAAPVNVVTTTEDLAAIAKEVGGERVEVESLAKGVQDPHFIEAKPSFMLKLSRADLFVQVGLELEQAWVGPLLLGGRNGKIQSGAPGFVDASRGITALEVPAEPIDRSAGDVHLQGNPHIWLDPMNGKQIARNIAEGLKRVDPKGAAEYDRNLADFSTRIDAALSRWQERMKPFEGAKVITYHNSWPYFLKRFGLVAAGYIEPKPGIPSSTSHMREVIALIPREQVKVILMEPYFSDQAPKFLAEKTGAKVVPLPPSVSASAGINDYFDLFDLLTNRLAEALR; encoded by the coding sequence ATGAGACCGATCTTTCTTTTCGCATCTTTTCTTTTGACGCTCCAGATCGCCCGGCCGGTCGAGGCCGCTCCGGTCAATGTGGTCACCACCACCGAAGATCTCGCCGCAATTGCAAAAGAGGTCGGCGGCGAGCGGGTGGAAGTGGAATCCCTTGCAAAGGGGGTCCAAGACCCCCACTTCATCGAGGCGAAACCGAGCTTCATGTTGAAACTCTCCCGGGCCGACCTCTTCGTCCAAGTCGGCCTGGAATTAGAGCAAGCGTGGGTCGGGCCCTTGCTGCTCGGCGGACGGAATGGAAAGATCCAGAGCGGGGCGCCCGGTTTTGTCGATGCTTCGAGAGGAATCACGGCGCTGGAGGTTCCGGCGGAGCCGATCGACCGGTCCGCCGGAGACGTTCACCTTCAGGGGAATCCGCACATCTGGCTTGATCCGATGAATGGAAAACAGATTGCGAGGAACATCGCCGAAGGGTTGAAACGGGTCGACCCGAAGGGAGCAGCGGAGTACGACCGGAACCTCGCCGACTTCTCAACTCGGATCGACGCGGCCCTTTCCCGGTGGCAGGAGCGGATGAAACCGTTCGAGGGGGCGAAGGTGATCACCTATCACAACAGCTGGCCCTATTTTCTGAAACGGTTCGGGCTGGTGGCCGCCGGATATATCGAGCCGAAACCGGGGATCCCCTCGTCCACCTCCCACATGAGGGAGGTGATCGCGCTGATCCCGCGGGAGCAGGTGAAGGTGATCCTCATGGAGCCGTATTTCAGCGATCAGGCGCCGAAGTTCCTGGCGGAGAAGACGGGAGCGAAGGTTGTACCGCTTCCCCCCTCGGTATCGGCTTCGGCCGGGATCAACGACTATTTCGACCTCTTCGATCTTTTGACGAACCGCTTGGCGGAGGCATTGCGGTAG
- a CDS encoding response regulator, whose protein sequence is MPHKVLAVDDNIDTILILSAVLEREGYEVITAKDGLEAVEKTERDLPALVLLDLMMPKMNGFEVCRAIRGNPKTNHIPILMLTAKTDPFSREQGLALGANEYLTKPLNPKEILTKIRKLLPTEPPPPPPGALTASLTGVIALIGESIRTWAAFLAFRSAPAK, encoded by the coding sequence ATGCCGCACAAAGTCCTTGCGGTGGATGACAATATCGATACGATCCTCATTCTCTCCGCGGTGCTTGAAAGAGAGGGGTACGAGGTGATCACCGCAAAGGATGGGTTAGAGGCGGTAGAAAAGACCGAGCGTGATCTCCCCGCGCTGGTTCTGCTCGATCTGATGATGCCGAAGATGAACGGCTTTGAAGTCTGCCGGGCGATCCGGGGAAATCCAAAAACCAACCACATCCCGATTCTGATGCTCACGGCGAAAACCGACCCTTTTTCGCGGGAACAAGGACTGGCCCTCGGCGCCAACGAGTATCTCACCAAGCCGCTGAACCCAAAGGAGATCCTCACGAAAATCAGAAAACTCCTCCCGACCGAACCGCCCCCTCCCCCTCCGGGAGCGCTCACCGCCTCTTTGACGGGAGTGATCGCGCTGATTGGGGAATCGATCCGCACATGGGCCGCCTTTCTCGCATTCCGCTCCGCGCCGGCGAAATAA
- a CDS encoding alpha/beta fold hydrolase yields MEKKLELNLTDQLKTSVVLATPEGSTSRAVLLCHGFMSSKESETNRTLTPRLLSKRIAACRFDFFGHGESDGPFSRLTLTQCLEQTEGMIRWLNENGYTEVGLVGSSFGGLVAVHTAAKHPALFAVALKCPVSDYPPIWRAQLGETGMSHWKESGILAIATPHGKARLDYAFYEDQLKYDTYRAAAQIKPPTLIVHGEADEYVPFDQSLRLFDTLRLPNDQREMEAIPGANHEFSKPEDFERMITRIEKWITK; encoded by the coding sequence ATGGAGAAAAAACTCGAATTAAATCTGACCGATCAGCTAAAAACCTCGGTCGTTCTGGCGACTCCCGAGGGATCGACCTCCCGGGCTGTCCTCCTCTGCCACGGTTTTATGTCGAGCAAGGAGAGCGAGACCAACCGGACCCTTACCCCCCGCCTTCTCTCCAAGCGGATCGCGGCCTGCCGGTTCGATTTCTTCGGCCACGGCGAAAGCGACGGCCCTTTCTCGCGCCTGACGCTGACCCAATGCCTGGAGCAGACTGAGGGGATGATCCGCTGGTTAAACGAAAACGGATATACGGAGGTCGGCCTGGTCGGATCGAGCTTCGGCGGATTGGTCGCCGTCCATACCGCCGCGAAACACCCGGCGCTCTTCGCCGTCGCCCTCAAATGCCCCGTCTCCGACTACCCGCCGATCTGGCGGGCGCAGCTGGGGGAGACCGGAATGAGCCATTGGAAGGAGAGCGGCATCCTCGCGATCGCCACCCCGCATGGAAAGGCCCGGCTCGATTATGCCTTCTATGAAGATCAATTGAAATACGACACCTACCGGGCGGCCGCGCAGATCAAACCTCCCACGCTGATCGTTCATGGCGAGGCCGACGAGTATGTCCCGTTCGATCAGAGCCTCCGCCTCTTCGACACCCTCCGGCTGCCGAACGACCAAAGAGAGATGGAGGCGATCCCCGGCGCCAACCATGAGTTCTCAAAACCGGAAGATTTCGAGCGGATGATCACCCGGATCGAGAAGTGGATCACGAAATAG
- a CDS encoding anthranilate phosphoribosyltransferase — translation MVHKVGAGEKAAQDLTYEEAREAAQLLLSGEATPAQAGGLLIAMRVKNETNEEMRAFTEVCRDYNKPLMLKRGVVPLDIPVYAGKKIFFHAIIPAAFLIAASGRPVLLHGFSGAPGRLGAADVLRSLGICVDFTPQEGSTILERQGFLYLDVAKFNPPLHRFQLLRTELGVRTLFNAVCRMVDPADSGRHLIGISHPPYFEKTLEVLKRHGSRRTLIVRGVEGGPEPSITSETKGFLAINGEAAALSIAAAELGLSWAKRSDIPGGEPEEQAGLIEKILAGEKVGPVREWVLLTAATGLLAAGEAPTLVDGWKRAEQVLNEGAGLRKLKESAGA, via the coding sequence TTGGTTCATAAAGTCGGAGCGGGGGAGAAGGCGGCCCAAGACCTGACTTACGAGGAGGCGCGCGAGGCGGCGCAGCTGCTTCTCTCCGGAGAGGCGACGCCGGCCCAGGCGGGGGGTCTTCTGATCGCGATGCGGGTGAAGAATGAGACGAATGAGGAGATGCGCGCCTTTACCGAGGTCTGCCGGGATTACAATAAGCCGTTGATGCTCAAGCGGGGAGTGGTTCCGCTCGATATCCCGGTGTATGCGGGGAAGAAAATTTTTTTCCATGCGATCATCCCGGCGGCATTTTTGATCGCGGCGTCCGGACGGCCGGTCCTGCTGCACGGCTTTTCCGGCGCCCCGGGACGGCTGGGGGCGGCCGATGTGTTGCGCTCGCTCGGGATCTGCGTCGATTTCACCCCGCAGGAGGGATCGACCATCTTAGAGCGGCAGGGCTTTCTCTATCTCGATGTGGCCAAGTTCAATCCCCCTCTTCACCGTTTCCAATTGCTGCGGACCGAGCTCGGCGTCCGGACCCTCTTCAACGCCGTCTGCAGGATGGTCGATCCGGCCGATTCCGGCCGGCACCTCATCGGGATCTCGCATCCCCCTTATTTCGAGAAGACCCTGGAGGTATTGAAGCGGCATGGAAGCCGTCGCACCTTGATCGTCCGAGGGGTCGAGGGGGGGCCGGAGCCGTCGATCACCTCGGAGACGAAGGGGTTTCTTGCGATAAATGGGGAGGCGGCGGCGCTCTCGATCGCCGCCGCGGAACTCGGCCTCTCCTGGGCCAAACGGAGCGATATCCCGGGAGGGGAGCCGGAGGAGCAAGCGGGCCTGATTGAAAAGATTCTCGCCGGAGAAAAGGTCGGACCGGTGCGGGAGTGGGTGCTGCTGACCGCCGCGACCGGCCTTCTCGCGGCGGGGGAGGCGCCGACCCTTGTGGACGGGTGGAAGCGGGCGGAGCAGGTTCTCAACGAGGGCGCGGGGCTTCGCAAGCTAAAGGAGAGTGCGGGGGCATGA
- a CDS encoding sirohydrochlorin chelatase translates to MMGGAKPDARTDTILLLGHGSRDPAAVEEFERFVAFFKEWSGFPRVSPGYLELTAPSIPEAIDRAAAEGAARIWVYPLFLFPGRHVSSDLPRFLSEAGTRHRAVPIHFGEAMHRHPKLLELAKIRIGPLPAEEDRTALLLVANGSSDSRGIEAVEHFAAKLRPMLPQVHFLPCFAEMAWPSMPDAFARCLGMGITSIVVFPCVLFTGRVLQGIRLRVEKFREIDPALSIRMADPFGIHPLLAEIVWEGVQGAWPVANGLRVRSNG, encoded by the coding sequence ATGATGGGGGGAGCCAAACCGGATGCCCGGACCGACACGATTCTTCTGCTGGGACATGGAAGCCGCGATCCGGCGGCGGTCGAGGAGTTCGAGCGCTTTGTCGCTTTCTTCAAGGAGTGGAGCGGTTTTCCGAGGGTTTCCCCCGGCTATCTGGAGCTGACCGCCCCGTCGATCCCGGAGGCGATCGATCGCGCCGCGGCCGAGGGGGCGGCACGGATCTGGGTCTACCCGCTTTTCCTTTTTCCCGGCCGCCATGTTTCCAGTGATTTACCGCGCTTTTTATCCGAGGCGGGGACGCGGCATCGAGCGGTCCCGATCCACTTCGGGGAGGCGATGCACCGGCACCCGAAACTGCTGGAGTTGGCGAAGATCCGGATCGGTCCCCTTCCCGCGGAGGAGGACCGGACCGCCCTTCTTCTGGTGGCGAACGGGAGCAGCGACTCCAGGGGGATCGAAGCGGTCGAGCACTTCGCGGCGAAGTTAAGGCCGATGCTCCCTCAAGTCCATTTTCTTCCCTGCTTCGCAGAGATGGCCTGGCCGTCGATGCCGGACGCCTTTGCCCGTTGTCTTGGGATGGGGATCACGTCGATCGTTGTCTTCCCTTGCGTTCTTTTTACCGGGAGAGTGTTGCAGGGGATTCGTTTGAGAGTGGAGAAATTCCGGGAGATCGATCCCGCCCTCTCCATCCGGATGGCCGACCCCTTCGGCATCCACCCGCTGCTGGCGGAGATCGTCTGGGAAGGGGTTCAAGGGGCTTGGCCTGTCGCCAACGGTTTGAGGGTCCGGTCGAACGGGTAA
- the trpS gene encoding tryptophan--tRNA ligase has translation MNQKKRILTGDRPTGRLHLGHYVGSLVNRVKLQEEYETFILIADVQALTDHFEHPEILQQNIREVTKDYLAVGIDPGKSTIFIQSLIPEIAELSVYYLNLVTVARLQRNPTVKDEMQQKGFEQNLPAGFLVYPVHQAADITIFNADLVPVGKDQLPMIEQTVEIVRRFNALYAPVLVEPQAKVGEFARLPGIDGQAKMSKSLGNAIYLADDAKAVEAKVMRMYTDPTRLRATDPGHIEGNPVFVYHDAFNPDREEVADLKERYVQGKVGDVEVKKKLAKALNAFLDPIREQRARYDQDEKAIDEILKEGTRRARAVAQETMGQVRRAMKIDYPFK, from the coding sequence ATGAATCAAAAGAAACGGATTTTAACGGGGGACCGGCCGACCGGCCGGCTCCATCTGGGACATTACGTCGGCTCCCTGGTCAATCGGGTGAAGCTTCAAGAGGAGTATGAGACCTTCATCTTGATCGCCGACGTCCAGGCGCTGACAGACCACTTCGAGCATCCGGAGATCTTGCAGCAGAACATCCGCGAGGTGACGAAAGATTATCTTGCAGTCGGGATCGATCCGGGCAAAAGCACGATTTTCATTCAGTCGTTGATTCCGGAGATCGCCGAGCTGTCGGTCTATTATCTCAACCTGGTGACCGTCGCGCGCCTTCAGCGCAACCCGACGGTGAAAGACGAGATGCAGCAGAAGGGGTTCGAGCAGAATCTCCCGGCGGGATTCCTCGTCTACCCGGTTCATCAGGCGGCCGACATTACGATCTTCAACGCCGATCTGGTGCCGGTGGGAAAAGACCAGCTTCCGATGATCGAGCAGACGGTGGAGATCGTCCGGCGGTTCAACGCCCTTTATGCGCCGGTTTTGGTCGAGCCGCAGGCGAAGGTGGGGGAATTTGCACGGCTTCCCGGCATCGACGGCCAGGCGAAGATGAGCAAGAGCCTCGGCAACGCGATTTATCTGGCCGACGACGCGAAGGCGGTCGAGGCGAAGGTGATGCGGATGTATACCGATCCGACCCGTCTTCGCGCGACCGACCCGGGGCATATCGAAGGAAACCCGGTTTTCGTCTACCACGACGCCTTCAACCCGGACAGGGAAGAGGTGGCCGATCTTAAGGAGCGTTATGTCCAAGGGAAGGTCGGCGACGTCGAGGTGAAAAAGAAGCTGGCAAAAGCGCTGAACGCTTTTCTCGATCCGATTCGCGAGCAACGCGCCAGGTATGACCAGGACGAGAAGGCGATCGATGAGATTTTAAAGGAAGGAACCCGGCGCGCCCGCGCCGTCGCGCAGGAGACGATGGGCCAAGTCCGCCGGGCGATGAAGATCGACTACCCGTTTAAATGA
- a CDS encoding PAS domain-containing protein yields the protein MLRFQDRSIKSKLMFLTLMTSSIVLMLAGIASISYQILKVRQSLTYNLSTLAAVIGTNSTAALTFNDPKAGEETLAALAAYPRVIAAAIYTKEGRVFSTYVRDPAPEGFQPPPVGPALSRFERNALVVFRPIFLGEDRVGTVYIQSDLEDLYSALRQYTAVTAGLIVAASFVALLLASRFQRVVSEPISHLAKTAKAISIRKDYTIRAQKHGQDELGLLVQGFNEMLDEIQTRDAALGASELRFRTLTSHAPVGIFQTDPKGNCLFVNGRWCDMAGMTPEEAKGEGWMRALHPEDKERVFNEWYDAAKAGREFASEYRFQTPQGKVTWLYGSAIALRNESGGVMGYIGTITDITERKEAEVQLKESENRFRQLAENIHQVFWMSDTFKQEMLYISPAYEKIWGRSCESLYRQPKSFVDAIHPEDQPRMKASLERQARGEGTDIVYRVIRPDGSSRWIRDRSFPIHDRSGRVYRMAGIAEDITQQREAEEELKQKTIQALEASRIKSDFVSNVSHELRTPINAIIGYSSLLLDETYGAVGQDQKAPLEGVVRNANDLLNLVNDVLDLSRIESGKMAIRLGPVEIPSLIEGILSGMQPLFEKKLLFARFHPPETFPVIQSDAEKIKQITINFLSNAVKFTKKGGVTISVKDRPERGGIAFSIQDTGIGIKREELPKIFDAFHQVDASATREFGGVGLGLAIVKKLIDLLQGEIQVESEYGKGSTFTVYLPYQLERVKESAS from the coding sequence ATGCTTCGGTTTCAAGATCGGTCCATTAAATCCAAGCTGATGTTTCTAACGCTGATGACCAGCAGCATCGTCTTGATGCTGGCCGGCATCGCTTCGATCAGCTACCAGATCCTCAAAGTACGGCAGAGCTTGACGTATAATCTCTCCACGTTGGCGGCCGTCATCGGCACCAACAGCACGGCGGCGTTGACCTTCAACGACCCGAAGGCCGGGGAAGAGACGTTGGCGGCCTTGGCGGCCTATCCGCGCGTCATTGCCGCCGCCATTTACACCAAAGAAGGCCGGGTTTTTTCCACCTACGTCAGGGATCCTGCGCCGGAAGGATTTCAGCCCCCCCCGGTTGGACCGGCCCTTTCCCGTTTTGAGAGAAACGCGCTGGTCGTTTTTCGCCCCATCTTTTTAGGAGAGGATCGGGTCGGCACGGTTTACATCCAATCCGATCTGGAAGATCTCTATTCGGCGCTCAGACAATACACCGCGGTGACCGCGGGCCTGATCGTGGCCGCCTCTTTCGTCGCCCTGTTGCTCGCCTCCCGGTTTCAGCGGGTCGTTTCCGAGCCGATTTCACATTTGGCCAAAACGGCGAAAGCGATCTCCATCCGGAAAGACTATACGATCCGGGCGCAGAAGCACGGCCAGGACGAGTTGGGCCTCCTGGTGCAGGGATTCAATGAGATGCTCGACGAGATCCAGACCCGGGATGCGGCCCTGGGGGCGAGCGAGCTGCGGTTTCGGACCCTGACCAGCCATGCGCCGGTCGGTATTTTTCAGACCGACCCCAAGGGGAACTGTCTTTTTGTCAACGGGCGCTGGTGCGACATGGCGGGGATGACGCCGGAAGAGGCAAAGGGGGAAGGCTGGATGCGCGCGTTGCACCCCGAGGACAAGGAGCGGGTTTTTAACGAATGGTACGACGCCGCGAAGGCCGGGCGCGAGTTTGCCTCCGAGTACCGCTTCCAAACGCCGCAAGGAAAGGTGACCTGGCTTTACGGCAGCGCCATTGCGCTGCGCAACGAATCGGGTGGGGTGATGGGCTACATCGGAACGATCACGGACATCACCGAGCGGAAAGAGGCCGAGGTCCAATTAAAAGAGTCTGAAAACCGGTTCCGCCAGCTTGCCGAGAACATTCATCAAGTCTTCTGGATGTCCGATACATTCAAACAGGAGATGCTTTATATCAGTCCCGCCTATGAAAAAATCTGGGGGAGAAGCTGCGAGAGCCTCTATCGGCAGCCGAAATCTTTTGTAGACGCGATTCACCCGGAAGATCAGCCCCGTATGAAGGCCTCTCTGGAGCGGCAAGCCCGCGGAGAGGGGACCGATATTGTCTACCGTGTCATCCGTCCCGATGGGTCGAGCCGTTGGATTCGAGACCGCAGCTTCCCGATTCACGATCGATCCGGCCGGGTTTACCGGATGGCCGGAATCGCGGAAGATATCACGCAGCAGCGGGAAGCGGAAGAAGAGCTGAAGCAGAAGACGATCCAAGCGCTGGAGGCGAGCCGGATCAAATCGGACTTTGTTTCGAACGTCTCCCATGAGCTGAGAACGCCGATCAATGCCATTATCGGCTATAGCTCGCTGCTGCTGGACGAGACCTACGGCGCCGTCGGCCAGGATCAAAAAGCCCCCTTGGAAGGGGTGGTCCGAAACGCAAATGACCTTTTAAATCTGGTGAATGACGTGCTCGATCTCTCCCGGATCGAATCGGGCAAAATGGCGATTCGTCTCGGACCGGTCGAGATCCCCTCCCTCATTGAGGGCATTCTGTCCGGAATGCAGCCGCTCTTTGAGAAAAAATTGCTTTTTGCCCGGTTTCATCCCCCGGAGACCTTTCCGGTCATTCAATCCGACGCAGAGAAAATCAAACAGATCACCATCAATTTCCTGTCGAATGCCGTGAAATTCACGAAAAAAGGAGGGGTGACGATCTCGGTGAAAGACCGGCCGGAGAGAGGGGGAATTGCGTTTTCAATCCAAGACACCGGAATCGGCATCAAACGAGAAGAGCTTCCGAAAATATTCGATGCGTTTCATCAGGTCGATGCGAGCGCGACCAGGGAGTTCGGGGGGGTGGGGTTGGGGTTGGCGATCGTTAAAAAACTGATCGATTTGTTACAAGGGGAGATTCAAGTCGAGAGCGAATATGGAAAAGGATCGACCTTTACCGTTTACCTCCCCTACCAGCTCGAACGGGTCAAAGAGAGCGCCTCCTAG
- a CDS encoding YfiR family protein, with translation MKRRSLLQRISIFILLIAISVAFPPFEATSQTATEYQVKAAFLYNFAKFVDWPEEALSNDPAFVIGILGEDPFGRLIDEAVAGKTVRDKPILVRRFSRIEEAAGAHILFISDSEAGNASRIVKQLSRAPVLTVSDSDHFAERGGMVQLEMEQNRVRFAINVAAVERAGLKPSSQLLKLARIVPEGGAYREVPFDVGVSDHPSPVAGIVRFNFRSGFRLTNSDLRITSLVPAMPD, from the coding sequence ATGAAGCGCCGATCACTCCTTCAGAGAATTTCAATCTTTATCTTATTGATCGCGATCAGTGTCGCATTTCCGCCGTTCGAGGCCACATCCCAGACGGCGACGGAATATCAGGTCAAGGCGGCGTTTCTGTATAACTTTGCCAAATTCGTCGATTGGCCTGAGGAGGCACTCTCGAATGATCCGGCCTTCGTGATCGGAATTCTGGGAGAGGATCCATTTGGAAGACTGATCGATGAAGCGGTTGCGGGAAAAACCGTTCGAGACAAGCCGATTCTCGTAAGAAGGTTTTCGAGGATCGAGGAGGCGGCCGGGGCCCATATTCTTTTTATCAGCGATTCGGAGGCGGGAAACGCCTCCCGGATCGTGAAGCAGTTGAGCCGGGCGCCGGTCTTGACCGTTAGCGATAGCGACCATTTCGCCGAGCGGGGGGGGATGGTCCAATTGGAAATGGAGCAGAACCGGGTCCGTTTCGCGATCAACGTCGCCGCGGTGGAGCGGGCCGGATTGAAGCCGAGCTCTCAGTTGTTGAAATTGGCCCGGATCGTGCCCGAGGGGGGGGCCTACCGGGAAGTCCCTTTTGATGTCGGCGTTTCGGATCATCCATCACCCGTTGCCGGCATTGTCCGTTTTAATTTCAGAAGCGGTTTTCGATTAACGAATAGCGATTTACGAATAACGTCTTTGGTTCCGGCGATGCCGGACTAG